The Thunnus albacares chromosome 21, fThuAlb1.1, whole genome shotgun sequence genome window below encodes:
- the neurod6a gene encoding neurogenic differentiation factor 6-A: MLTLPFDEPSSNQTSSPFRTSWATNQIIKSVKPDPGRALQDTLKSGREDEERHGAEEEEQEEEEGDLRRRGSRKKKLSQARQDRVRLRRIEANARERNRMHGLNNALDSLRKVVPCYSKTQKLSKIETLRLAKNYIWALGEILSTGKRPDLLTFAQTLCKGLSQPTTNLVAGCLQLNTHSFISESGGEALSLYPAYHHHRAEGVGSSSVDSSRPLRPFSSFCSPYDTLYDSHSPDCSSPLDAGTLSPPINFNGIFSLKHEEPVDYRSCHYGLRCCSISQSSSTDIGPYDIHLRGQFYHVQEELNKPFPVIPEQSSRPSSTPSNSMAASWKLAPLLFIPAHYLAFPTLLLQPQARVHQRLLPHHQDLHLFITTTSV; this comes from the exons ATGTTGACTTTGCCATTTGACGAGCCGTCCTCTAACCAGACCAGCAGTCCTTTCAGGACCAGCTGGGCCACCAACCAAATAATAaaatcagtgaagccagatccTGGCAGAGCCTTGCAGGACACGCTTAAGTCCGGgagagaggatgaagagaggcatggtgcagaggaggaggaacaggaggaggaggaaggcgaTCTGAGAAGAAGGGGTTCTCGTAAAAAGAAGCTGAGCCAGGCCCGGCAGGACCGGGTTCGGCTGCGGCGCATTGAGGCCAATGCGCGGGAAAGGAACCGGATGCACGGTCTGAACAACGCACTGGACAGCCTGAGGAAAGTGGTTCCATGCTACTCCAAGACGCAGAAGCTGTCTAAAATAGAGACGCTCCGTTTGGCCAAGAATTACATCTGGGCCCTTGGTGAGATCCTGAGCACTGGGAAAAGGCCGGACCTGCTCACTTTCGCCCAGACTCTGTGCAAGGGTCTTTCCCAGCCCACCACTAATCTGGTGGCCGGTTGTTTGCAGCTCAACACCCACAGCTTCATCTCAGAGTCTGGTGGGGAGGCATTGTCCCTCTACCCAGCCTATCACCACCACAGAGCTGAGGGAGTGGGCTCCAGCTCGGTGGACAGCAGCAGGCCCCTGCGTCCTTTCAGCTCCTTCTGCAGCCCCTACGACACTCTGTACGACAGCCATTCTCCAGACTGCTCCAGCCCTCTGGATGCAGGGACCCTCAGCCCTCCCATCAACTTCAATGGCATTTTTTCCCTGAAACACGAGGAACCGGTGGACTATCGGAGCTGTCACTATGGTCTCCGCTGCTGCTCTATCAGCCAGAGCTCCTCCACAGACATCGGCCCGTATGACATCCATCTCCGGGGCCAGTTTTATCACGTGCAGGAGGAATTAAACAAGCCTTTCC ctgtcattccAGAGCAATCATCAAgaccctcctccaccccatCCAACTCCATGGCTGCATCCTGGAAGCttgctcctctcctcttcatcccagcTCACTATCTTGCCTTCCCCACTCTGTTACTTCAGCCCCAGGCCCGAGTTCACCAGAGGCTGTTACCACACCACCAAGATCTACACctcttcatcaccaccaccagtgtctag